A window of the Vespula vulgaris chromosome 6, iyVesVulg1.1, whole genome shotgun sequence genome harbors these coding sequences:
- the LOC127064607 gene encoding mitochondrial proton/calcium exchanger protein: MNPLIYTKTLMNSHGRIIRQHWYLKSWYSNNHTNCIPSVIYIDVKRPTYNQILIESTLLDAHPKNMMYLQTRSFSGSIILHGQEPSSKIEETVKSIKEQKEQKEKLTEHKPQTIISSAEKAIVEKKSTILQKVKAEIMHYYHGFRLLGLDMKISVKLICRILQGKELSRREHRLLIKTTGDMFRLIPFSVFIIVPFMEFLLPVAIKLFPGLLPSTFQTATEKEDKLKQALKVKIEMAKFLQKTLDDMSLQSSDHKSERAKEFAEFFYKVRTTSAVATKDEIMKFSKHFEDEITLDSLSRPQLIALCRVLDVQTLGTTNFLRFLLRMRLRSLAADDKLIQKEGIDSLTRSELQQACRARAMRAYGLPDAKLKEQLLQWLDLSLIKKVPPSLLLLSRALMVPDTIPMSDKLKATISALPETVVARTKCAIGEKEGKLDHRANIEIIKMEERKIEEERQEQKETEKKKAEPTIAFTDDSKKDEITTTDVKVIEQALDTLDKDKKKMSVEKEELKELKEEMAEYQEDVQELYQIKAQAKGEVDIENIKISKGANRLFNKVNKMIQKMDAVLLELEQSEKQVKEKIQALNSEEKNNSKAVEQLVKIDELIAAIKNIQNVPDEHRLKIIAEILGKIDDDRDGAIKIEDVLKVVELIGKEDVKLNKKQLDELIDMMDKEEILEADEQIKKILQKENAATQELPVSSVSMKPTTKEENLAKEELKDDIYEPKKKFKISSIDESNTEKPTEILKSNSKSNVTNPSLTPSIPPTTKQTEGSKQL, encoded by the exons ATGAATCCtttaatatatacgaaaaCTTTGATGAATTCACATGGAAGAATTATTAGGC agCATTGGTATCTAAAATCATGGTACAGTAATAATCATACAAATTGTATCCCAAGTGTCATTTATATAGATGTAAAGAGACCAACATACaatcaaattttaatagaGTCTACCTTACTGGATGCTCATCCAAAAAATATGATGTATTTACAAACTAGATCATTTTCTGGATCTATAATTTTGCATGGTCAAGAACCATCTTCTAAAATTGAAGAAACAGTGAAAAGtattaaagaacaaaaagaacaaaaggaaaagttaACTGAACACAAACCTCAAACTATTATTTCATCAGCTGAAAAAGCTATAGTAGAGAAAAAATCTACAATATTGCAAAAAGTTAAGGCAGAAATAATGCATTATTATCATGGTTTTCGATTACTAGGATTAGATATGAAAATTTCTGTAAAGTTGATCTGTAGAATCTTGCAGGGTAAAGAATTAAGTAGAAGAGAACACAGATTG cttATTAAAACAACAGGAGATATGTTTAGACTAATACCTTTCTCTGTATTCATCATTGTACCATTTATGGAATTTTTACTTCCTGTtgcaattaaattatttcctgGGTTATTGCCATCTACTTTTCAAACTGCCactgaaaaagaagataaattaaaacaagCTTTGAAG GTTAAAATTGAAATGGcgaaatttttacaaaaaacatTGGATGATATGTCATTACAATCATCAGATCATAAATCAGAAAGAGCCAAAGAGTTTgctgaatttttttataaagttcgTACGACCAGTGCTGTGGCAACTAAGgatgaaattatgaaattcaGTAAACATTTTGAGGATGAAATCACTTTAGATTCCTTATCTCGACCGCAATTGATTGCTTTATGTAGAGTATTGGATGTACAAACACTTGGTACTACAAACTTTTTACGTTTTCTGCTTAGAATGCGGTTGAGAAGTCTTGCTGCTGATGATAAA tTAATTCAAAAAGAAGGTATAGATAGTTTAACAAGGAGTGAATTACAACAAGCCTGTAGAGCACGTGCAATGCGAGCATACGGATTGCCAGATGCTAAGTTAAAGGAACAGCTATTACAGTGGTTAGATTtgagtttaattaaaaaagttccACCGTCGTTATTGCTTTTATCTCGAGCACTTATGGTACCTGACACCATTCCTATGTCAGATAAATTAAAAGCAACTATATCAGCATTGCCTGAAACTGTGGTTGCACGTACTAAATGTGCtattggagaaaaagaagggaaattGGATCATAGAgcaaatattgaaattatcaaaatgGAAGAACgtaaaattgaagaagaaagacaagagcaaaaagaaacagaaaagaaaaaagcagaaCCAACCATTGCTTTTACGGACGATtctaaaaaagatgaaattacaACAACTGATGTAAAAGTTATTGAGCAAGCTCTTGATACACTAGACAAG gataaaaagaaaatgtctgtagaaaaagaagaattgaaaGAGCTTAAGGAAGAGATGGCAGAGTATCAAGAAGATGTTCAagaattatatcaaattaaagcACAAGCAAAGGGTGAAGTagacattgaaaatataaaaatatccaaAGGAGCCAACAGATTATTCAATAAAGTTAATAAGATGATTCAAAAGATGGATGCAGTTTTATTGGAACTAGAACAATCAGAGAAACaagttaaagagaaaatacaagCTTTAaattcagaagaaaaaaacaatagtAAAGCTGTCGAACAACTGGTGAAAATAGATGAACTAATTGCagctataaaaaatatacaaaatgtaCCAGATGAACacagattaaaaataatagcaGAAATACTAGGGAAAATTGATGATGATAGAGACGGTGCTATTAAAATCGAAGATGTATTGAAg GTTGTAGAACTTATAGGAAAGGaagatgtaaaattaaataaaaaacaattggATGAACTAATTGACATGATGGACAAGGAAGAAATTTTAGAAGCAGACGAgcaaattaagaaaattttacaaaaagaaaatgcagcAACGCAAGAACTGCCTGTTTCATCAGTTTCAATGAAACCAactacaaaagaagaaaacttggCAAAAGAAGAATTGAAAGATGATATTTACGagcctaaaaaaaaatttaaaatttcatcCATTGATGAAAGTAATACAGAAAAACCAacagaaattttaaaaagtaattcCAAATCCAATGTCACAAATCCATCATTAACACCAAGTATTCCTCCCACAACAAAACAAACAGAAGGTTCTAAGCAACTATGA